The Melioribacteraceae bacterium genome includes a region encoding these proteins:
- a CDS encoding Clp protease ClpP translates to MKIGIINIFDSISTFGISSKKILAILSDFKEKNITEIEVRINSAGGSLFEGFSIFNQLRDFGNVHTIVDGVAASAASLIALAGSKVSVYKNSYLFIHNPWSLAIGDHNDMESASEDLKKFTQTIIDLYKSKTGLSEEELKDFCTKNTFLNSDECLSYGFADDVIDNYPVKKFVALSSQIFDPEDIAASESDGLNQTGTNQNDINRKLLELGNSITLLQNNIDQLNSLMNLSDEERKILSDKEIFAKLSNPEPSYFAFSAESGLTEILNTKLNDGKFTPAFVKSFSELLNSISNIP, encoded by the coding sequence ATGAAAATCGGCATAATTAATATTTTCGACTCCATTTCCACCTTCGGCATCTCCTCTAAAAAAATCCTGGCAATCCTTTCCGACTTTAAGGAAAAGAACATCACTGAAATAGAAGTCCGAATCAACTCCGCGGGAGGATCTCTGTTCGAAGGATTCTCAATCTTTAATCAGCTCAGGGATTTCGGAAACGTTCACACAATCGTCGACGGCGTTGCCGCCTCAGCCGCTTCTCTAATTGCCCTTGCCGGCAGTAAAGTCTCGGTCTATAAGAACTCCTATCTCTTCATTCACAATCCCTGGTCTCTCGCGATCGGTGATCATAACGATATGGAATCCGCTTCCGAGGATCTCAAGAAGTTTACTCAGACTATCATAGATCTCTATAAATCCAAAACTGGTTTATCCGAAGAGGAACTGAAGGACTTCTGTACTAAAAACACTTTCCTAAATTCTGATGAATGCCTCAGCTACGGTTTTGCCGATGATGTGATCGATAACTATCCTGTCAAAAAGTTTGTCGCCCTCAGCTCTCAGATATTCGATCCGGAAGATATCGCCGCATCAGAGTCAGACGGCTTAAATCAAACCGGTACTAACCAGAACGATATTAACCGGAAGCTCCTTGAACTCGGCAATTCTATTACTTTGCTTCAGAACAATATTGACCAGCTAAATTCTCTAATGAATCTTTCCGATGAAGAAAGAAAAATTCTCTCCGATAAGGAGATCTTCGCAAAACTCTCTAATCCGGAACCATCCTATTTTGCATTTTCTGCAGAATCCGGCTTGACGGAAATTCTTAACACAAAGCTGAATGACGGTAAGTTTACCCCGGCGTTTGTAAAATCATTCTCGGAATTATTAAACTCAATTTCCAATATTCCAT
- a CDS encoding terminase small subunit, protein MSRKSEIPEKQRIFLNEYLKDLNGKQAAIRAGYSVKSAKVTASRMLTNANLRNELSKRIGEIYDNYKNDQEKIIRELAVVGFSRITDYITIMKEGITIKDSHEIPNELMGAISEVTIADTKDGKRKSIKLHNKIEALKILAQYHRLFEEKTGEPFKFNVIVKRIEQF, encoded by the coding sequence ATGAGCCGTAAAAGCGAGATACCGGAAAAGCAGAGAATCTTCCTGAATGAGTACTTAAAGGATTTGAACGGCAAACAGGCCGCCATTCGCGCGGGATATTCGGTTAAATCGGCCAAGGTAACAGCTTCCAGGATGCTAACCAATGCTAACCTTAGGAACGAATTATCGAAGCGTATTGGGGAGATATATGACAATTACAAAAACGATCAGGAGAAGATTATCCGGGAGCTGGCGGTAGTGGGATTTTCGCGGATAACAGATTACATAACGATAATGAAGGAGGGAATAACAATAAAGGATTCGCATGAAATACCGAATGAATTAATGGGCGCAATTTCTGAAGTGACAATTGCAGATACAAAAGACGGTAAGCGGAAGTCGATTAAACTGCATAATAAAATTGAAGCATTAAAAATACTTGCTCAGTACCATAGATTATTCGAGGAGAAGACAGGCGAACCGTTCAAGTTTAATGTTATAGTAAAAAGGATTGAGCAGTTTTAA
- the terL gene encoding phage terminase large subunit: MNIHMNENIVNIELGNHEKQLEIFYKSKERVKVIAKGRRFGLTAGMARYMIDELVNNDIGALWVDTTYSNIIRYMERYFQPILRVIPKRFYSFNRTKSILYLKDSYCDFRSADRPENIEGFGYDLVMLNEAGIILKNRRLWEESIRPMMFEKKARAIIGGTPKGKKSGDETHLFYELFNYEAESKEGWKSYRFTSYDNPMIDKKELEEYEKEVSPALRDQEVYAEFIDQLTERIIKREWFGYYEENDLNSKRFVASIQSWDTAFKEKEENDYSVCQTWIVTNEGYYLEDVWRGRVEFPELKKKAVELFNTYGPNEILIEDKSSGISLIQEIQRETRIPVKPIKPDKDKLARVHSITPIIEAGKVKLKGNSNWIKSFLDELEEFPNGEYDDQVDAATQFLNYIKSRNLEFRENIIVSKKVKSEKYFKYRPNR, translated from the coding sequence ATGAATATTCATATGAATGAGAATATTGTAAACATTGAATTAGGGAATCATGAAAAACAGCTTGAGATTTTTTATAAAAGTAAAGAAAGAGTCAAAGTAATTGCGAAAGGAAGAAGGTTTGGTTTGACGGCAGGAATGGCTAGATATATGATTGATGAATTGGTAAATAACGATATTGGAGCGCTTTGGGTGGATACGACTTATTCAAATATAATTAGGTATATGGAAAGATATTTTCAGCCAATTCTAAGAGTGATACCAAAAAGGTTTTACAGCTTTAATAGGACTAAATCAATACTGTATTTGAAAGATTCATACTGCGATTTCAGGAGTGCGGACAGGCCTGAGAATATCGAGGGATTCGGATATGATCTGGTGATGCTTAATGAAGCCGGGATAATTTTGAAGAACAGAAGATTGTGGGAAGAATCGATTAGACCGATGATGTTTGAGAAGAAGGCAAGAGCGATTATCGGCGGTACACCGAAAGGGAAAAAATCCGGAGATGAAACACACCTATTCTATGAATTATTCAACTATGAAGCTGAGAGTAAAGAGGGATGGAAAAGCTATAGATTCACTTCTTATGACAATCCGATGATTGATAAAAAGGAACTTGAAGAGTATGAAAAGGAAGTCTCCCCTGCCCTGCGCGATCAGGAAGTATACGCGGAGTTCATTGATCAGCTGACCGAAAGAATTATAAAAAGAGAATGGTTCGGATATTATGAAGAGAATGACCTTAACAGCAAGAGATTTGTGGCATCGATACAAAGCTGGGATACCGCGTTCAAAGAGAAAGAAGAGAATGACTATTCCGTCTGCCAGACCTGGATTGTAACGAATGAGGGATATTATCTGGAAGATGTTTGGAGAGGCCGGGTGGAATTTCCAGAGCTTAAAAAGAAAGCGGTGGAATTGTTCAACACTTACGGACCAAATGAAATTCTGATTGAGGATAAATCGAGCGGCATAAGCTTAATCCAGGAGATTCAAAGGGAAACTAGGATTCCAGTTAAACCGATTAAACCGGATAAAGACAAGCTTGCAAGGGTGCATTCGATTACTCCTATTATTGAAGCGGGTAAGGTAAAACTGAAAGGAAACAGCAATTGGATTAAAAGTTTTCTGGATGAACTTGAAGAATTTCCAAACGGAGAGTATGACGATCAGGTAGATGCGGCGACACAGTTTCTGAATTACATAAAGTCGCGGAATTTGGAATTCCGCGAGAACATTATAGTCAGTAAAAAAGTGAAGAGTGAGAAATATTTTAAGTATAGACCTAATAGGTAG